The DNA region GCTGCGCGTGGACTTCGTGCTCGACCTGCCCAGCCAGGGCGACACCGGCTTCGCCGCCTACGTGCCCGGCCCCTGGGACAACCAATTCGTGATCTACAACTACTCCTCGCCCTAGGACGACCCGGACGAGTTCTGGCTGCAAGGACAGCTCGGGCCGACCTGTATCTACCGCGTGATGCTGACCCTGCCGTAGTGCTATATTCGTCTGCGCCTGACCGATGCGCGCGGAGGGAAATTTGTACGAGCGGCTGCTGGAGCTGATCGAGCAATATCTGGGGCTCGAGCCGGTGCTGCTTATGCACATGGTCTCGACCCTGGGCGTGATCGTGCTCTACCTGCTGGTGCGCAAGCCCTTCGTGGTCGGCGACCGGATCCAGATTGGCGATTCCATTCCAAACGGCTGGGTGTTCAAGCAACCCGTGGCCAACTACACCCAGGGCTTAGCGCGGCCCGCAGCATATACAGCGGTATGGAGGGCGTAATTTGAAAGAAGGAAGCATTGTCTCGGCGATCCTTTGGATGTGCCTGCTCTCGCTGCTGCTGTTCTGGCTGCCGACCCTGGGCCCCTTGATCGCGGGGTTCGTCGGCGGACAAAAGGCCGGCGGCGTGGGACGCGCGATTTTGGCCGTAATCCTGCCCGCCGCGCTGTTCGGCGTGCTGTTGCTTTTCCTGGGCTCGGCCCTCACCGGATTGCCGTTGATCGGCGCGGTGGCCGCAGTGGGCGGCTTCGCGCTGGCCCTGTCCCACGTAGGCGGCCTGCTGCTCGGCGCGATCATCGGCGGGATCGCCGTACACTTCAAATAGACCGCCGTCAACCGTCCCGCCCGGTAGGTTGACAGCCATTCGCTCCGATGTGACAGTCGGCCGATGAAGCTGATCGAGCACGCATTGGACCGGGCCCTAGGCAGTGATGGCTGCGATCGCGCCACGGCGATCGAGCTGCTGCAACTGCCCGACAGCGCCCTGCCCGAGCTGTTCTCCGCAGCTTCGCAAGTGCGCGACGAGCTGCGCGGCCGCCGCGTACTTCTCTGCGCGATCGTCAATGCCAAGAGCGGCCGCTGCGGCCAGGACTGCGCGTTCTGCGCCCAGTCCGCGCACCATCTGACACAGATCGAGCTTTACGACCTGCTCGACATCGAATCGGTGCTCGACGTGGCTCGTGCGGCGCACGGCCAAGGCGCGAGCTGCTTTGGCATCGTCACCTCGGGTCTCGGACCGAATTCCGAAGAGCTCGAGCGAATCGCGCTGATGGTCGCCGGCGTAAAGCGCATCGGCTTGGAGCCCTGCGTCAGCCTGGGACTGCTCGACGGTCAACAACTGGCGCTGCTGGCCGCGGCGGGCCTGGAGCGCGTACACCACAACCTGGAATGCGCGCAATCTTTCTATCCGCAAATTTGCACCACCCGTAAATGGGCCGACAACCTGGCCGCGATCCGGGCGGCCCGCGACGCCGGCCTGGCCGTATGCTCGGGCGGGATCTTCGGCATGGGAGAGGATTTTGCGCAACGCGTGGACCTGGCGTTGGCCCTGCGCCGGACCGGGATCGATCGCGTGCCGCTGAACTTCCTGCATCCGATTCCGGGCACACCGCTGGCCGGATCACAACGCCTGACGTCCGGCGAGTGCCTGCGGATCGTCGCGGTCTATCGGCTGCTGCTGCCGCACGCGGGATTGCAGATCTGCGGCGGCCGCGAGCACAACCTGGGAGCGCAACAATCAGCGCTGTTCAACGCCGGGGCCGACGGGCTGATGATCGGCAACTACCTCACAACCTCCGGCGCGGATCCGCACAGCGACCTGGAGCTGATCGCGTCCGCCGGACTGGAACCGCTGCGATGAGCCTTGAGCGCGAGCTGCAACTTGAACTGGAAACCCTCGA from Candidatus Alcyoniella australis includes:
- the bioB gene encoding biotin synthase BioB: MKLIEHALDRALGSDGCDRATAIELLQLPDSALPELFSAASQVRDELRGRRVLLCAIVNAKSGRCGQDCAFCAQSAHHLTQIELYDLLDIESVLDVARAAHGQGASCFGIVTSGLGPNSEELERIALMVAGVKRIGLEPCVSLGLLDGQQLALLAAAGLERVHHNLECAQSFYPQICTTRKWADNLAAIRAARDAGLAVCSGGIFGMGEDFAQRVDLALALRRTGIDRVPLNFLHPIPGTPLAGSQRLTSGECLRIVAVYRLLLPHAGLQICGGREHNLGAQQSALFNAGADGLMIGNYLTTSGADPHSDLELIASAGLEPLR